TATCTTCATCTTGAAACGACAAATGGCGCCTATGCCACTCATGTAGATGAAGCTTTCTTTTCGGCAGGTGCCTATATTCGTAATGCTTTTATACAGTATGAACATGGGAAGATAGTTGGGGATGGACCCTACCGCATCGGCTTGAAGCTCAATATTGGCTGGGTATATGCAGAAGGCGTTAACCACTTCGAATTGGATGAACAGGGGAGATTGCTATTGGCAGGCCTTGATTTTTCCGGAAAGCTCGCTGTCTCCATGCAGCTCAGTCCCACTCCCTTTGAATGATGACAACTTGCTTGATATATATCATATGATTCCGATGGAAACTCCCATTCACCGATAACCATACTCACTGTAAGTAGAACGGAAGGAGAAATATACCTTGGAAAAAGAACGCCATGTATTAGTTATATTCCCACATCCCGATGATGAAGCCTTCTCGGTCTCCGGAACGCTTGCCCTTCATAGAGAAGCGGGCACTCCTGTCACCTATTTATGCTTAACTTTAGGAGAAATGGGACGTAATTTAGGAAACCCTCCATTTGCAACAAGGGAATCGCTACCTAAAATTCGTAAAAAGGAATTGATCGATGCAGCAAATGCGATTGGCATCCAAGATTTACGCATGCTTGGGTTGCGTGATAAGACGATTGAATTCGAAGATGATGAAAAGCTGACTTCATTATTTACCGATGCCATCAATGAATTGAACCCTTCATTGATCATTACGTTTTACCCAGGATACAGTGTCCATCCAGACCATGAAGCGACAGCACGTGCTGTGGTTCGGGCAGTGGAAAGGATGGAAGAGAAAGAGCGACCTAAACTTCATTGTGTCGCTTTCTCGAATAACTGCATTGACGAATTGGGACAGCCTGACATCATCCAGGATATCTCTGCCGTCGAAGAAAAAAAGGTAGCTGCATTCACTGCCCACCGTTCGCAAACGCAGGCAATGGTGATCGATTGGAAAGAGAAATTCGAAAATCAGGATGCAGATTTTCTGGACTGGATCCGCAAAGAACGATTATGGACCTATAAATTTTAAGAAAACCGCCAATAGGCGGTTTTTTTTTATGGCATAAAAAAAACGCCTGTCGATTACAGGCGGAGAAAAGGGGGATACTTTGGAAAATCAATCATAATATAAGCATCCCCAATATTCTTCATTTTATACAATCCTATTCAAAAAAATTAGGCGGACAAGCGTTTTTCATGCTGCATTTTCGTTCTTGCCGAAGCTTTTTTTCCATGCGCCAAGAAATAAATGCCAATAAGTATGAATGCAAAGATCGACATTCCCATGAATAACCCTTTGAACCCTGTAAATGGAATAAGGAATCCCAATAGGAACGGGCCGACACCAATACCGAAGTCATACATTGTAAAAAACGTGGATGTGGCTAATCCCATCCGATTTGATGGAGCTTCCTTAATCGAAATCGCTTGACAGCTTGATTGGAACGTACCATATCCGACTCCGATTAAGGCGCCGGCAATCAGAAGCGTGATACCGTGATGGGATTGGCTGAGGATGACCATACCGACGGCAAATAGTAAGAGCGATGGGTAAATGACTGCATTTTCCCCCTTCACATCAAACATACGTCCTGTAAACGGACGGGACGCCAAAAGGAATACAGCAAATACGACGAAGAAAAAGCTTGCCGCATCCATTAAATCCATTTCCTTTGCAAAAGACGTTAAATAGGACAAAATGCTCGAATAGGTAAATCCGGCAAATCCGATAAAAATGGAAATGGGCAGTGCCCTTTTCTCAAAGTAATCACTGATTTTAAATCCTTTTTGTGTTGAAGCTCCACCCTTTTCCCCTTCAGGCACATTCATGAATAATGATGCAACTAAAGAAAATGCGGCAAATAAGGAGGCTGCATAGAAAATGATGGAATAACTGAAATGCTGTGTTATCAGCAATCCAATAAACGGACCGAATGCCATTGCCAAGTTTGTACTCATGGCAAAGTAACCTGTACCTTCCCCGCGTCTTTCATTCGGAATGATATCTGCAGCAATCGTTCCAGTCGCCGTTGTGGCAAGGCCAAAAGCAAAACCGTGAATAAGCCGGTCAATCAATAAGAGGGATAAACCATTCACCAGGAAATAGCCAATGGATGCGACCAGGAATAGAACCAACGATCCAAGCAACATTTTTCTGCGGCCAATCTTGTCAATTTTTTTCCCTGCAATCGGTCTGACAAGCACAGCCCCGAGAACAAAAATACTTGAAGCAAGTCCGGCTTGTGCTTGCGACGCATGAAAGTTATCCATCGTGTAAATGGTCAATGTCACCATCAAGACATAAAAAGTTAAAAATAAAAAAAAGTTCGCAGACGAGACAATCAGGAAGTCTTTCGTCCACAGTTTCGGTTTGTGATTCATTTCAATCCTTCTTCCTTACTATTGTTTTAATTTTTCCTTCAGGAAAATCAACGTTCGTAACGTTGCCTCTCGATCCTCTTCAGCCAAACCGCTCATTAATTGAAGTTCAAATTCTTCAACTACCTTTTTGGCCTCGTGATAAGTCCTTAAACCCGACTCCGTTAACTGTATTCTCCGTTCCCGCTTATCTTTCCCTGGGACTTGTTCAATCAAATCAAGTTCTTCCAACCGGTTTACCGTCCTGGTTACCGTCGGTTTCTCCACATCTAGATATGTGCTTATTTCAACAAGTGTAGAACAGCCAAACTGACTCAGATAATATACAATCGACCATTGGGAATGAAAAAGATCAACCTTGGCCAATTGTTCATTTAACTTTTTGGTAAATGACCTCGAAAATTGTAAGTTATGATGAAAAAAACCATTATTAAAGGACAAAGGTATTCCTCCCGCAAAGTAGTTACCTAGGTAACTATACACCCATTCATTAGAAATGTCTAGCTTTCGGCTGAACGTATAATCGTATGCACACTGTTTCCTAATCTTCTCCATTGCTTCAGGACAAAATTCAGGAGGTTCATGCTTTTAATTGGAAGTTTGGAGAGAAATACTGTGTATTTGGAGTAAATACTCGTGGGTTTGGACGTTACTCGTGGATTTGGAGTCGAATACTCGTGAATTTTACGCTTTTACTCGTGAGTTTGGAGCGAATACTCGTGAGTTTCGCGCTTTTACTCGTGAGTTTCGAACGAATACTCGTGAATTTCGCGCTTTTACTCGTGAATTTGGAGCGAATACTCGTGAGTTTCGCGCTTTTACTCGTGAATTTGGCGGAATCGTATGGTTCAAACCTGGGCCATGTCCTGCTCTTCGTGGTCGATGCTTCAAGGCCATAAACAAAAAGGAAACCCCGCTATTAAAAAGCGGAGCTTCCGATATTCGATCCTTGCGTTGCGGAATGATTTCATTCGAACAAATCCACATCTCGGAGTTCTCATGATAACTTCAGGGCATATTTCCTTTTAAGCTAGATAGTGGCAAACGATAAAGTTTATCATCCTTTTCATCAGGATTTCCTCGGCCGTCTGTATTATTGCTTATGAAATAAAGGAATTCCTCATCAACGAATACATCACGTATCCTTCCTGAGCCTGTAATGATATTAGTCAGTTTTCCGCTTTTTACATCATAACTCTTAAGCGCTTCGCCCCTTAAAGCTGCAAAATAGAGCTTTCCGTCAAAATGGGCCATGCCAGATGGAGCCCATGTATTCTCACCGGAATGAATCAATGGTGTTACCATATCAGGTTTTTGCTCTTCGCCCTCTATATCTGGCCAGCCATAGTTCTTACCTGGATCAATTTTATTTAATTCATCGTGTGCTGAATTTCCGTGTTCACTTTCATATAACTGTCCTGCTGCATCCCAGGCCAGACCCTGTGGATTGCGGTGACCGTATGAATAGACGTATGAATTCCCGAAAGGATTATCTTTCGGAATGGTGCCATCCAGGTTCATGCGCAGAATTTTCCCGCCTAAAGAATCCAGGTCCTGTGCGATTTCAGCCTTTCTTGCATCGCCTGTTGTTGCGTATAGCTTATCATCCGGTCCAATCTTGATCCTGCCGCCATGGTGGTAGTCCCCGCTTGGTATTCCGTCGATTAAGGTCTTCATCTCCTGCCATTTATCATCATTTTTTTCTAAAATGACGATTCGATTGATGGAGTCCCCGTCTTCTTCATAGGTATAATAGGCGAAGGCTTGCCCGCTCTTAGAGAAATCGGGAGCTAGCAAAAATCCAAGCAACCCGGCTTCCGCTTTAGCTGACAATGTCTTTTTAAGATTGACCTTTTGCCGTATCATCTTATCCTCGTCCCATTCAACGATTGTTCCTGCCCGCTCTGACACATACATTGTGTCGCCATTCTTCTGGATCGACCATGGGGCCTGCAGGTTCGTTACCAGCACATCCGGGTCTTCCCCTAAAGTGCCCGTCACTTCATTGTCAGGATTCGTCTGGGGTTTGCTGTCGCCATCATTCATGGTACATCCAGTTAAAATCAATGTAGCCATAAGGAAAAAAAAGAGCGATTTTTTCAAAATCTTTCCCCCTTTGATTCATGAGTTTAATAGGCTGACTGTTTAAGCACCTTTAAAATGGCCTCCGCGACACCGGCTTCATCATTCCTGCCAGTTACTTCATCACACAGTTTTTTAATTTCGAGCGGGGCATTTCCCATTGCGACAGACAAACCTACCCGTTCAAACATGGATATATCATTATAATTATCCCCGATAGCCATCGTTTCCTGCATCGAGCCGGATTTTCCATTCACATATGTTTCTAATGCCGTACCTTTTTGGGCTGTTTCACTCATGATTTCCACATTTTCACGACCCGATGAAGTGACTGTAACTCCCTGTCCTTTCAATTTCGAAGCAATTTGATTTAATAAAGTTAAGTCCTTTGAGAAGCTGAGGATTTTATAATATTCCTCATTCGAACGGCTGAATAACTCGGAATAATCGGAAATGGAAGTTACCTGTCCAAGCTGTAAACGCTGCTCTGCATATTTCCGCATGTCCTCAGGGTCAATGTCAGGATTCGCTGTAACGAATACATCAACCAAAACAGATATTGCATTTTCATAGTCTTTAGAATAAATCCCTTGGCTCGTATATATTTCGAAATAAATCCCTTGTTCTTCGAGGAATTCAGCGACCATTTTGGCAGTGGCAGCTGACATTGGATTGGAAGCGGCAATTTTTCCGTCCTCCGTGAAGATGGCCGCACCATTTACACAGATGACAGGGCAAACGATGCCTGCTTCATCCAAGGCGAACCTAGCTTCCACATAAGATCTTCCAGTAGCAATGATCACTTCCACACCCTCGCTTTGCGCCTTCTGGATGGCATGTTTATTTTCCTCACTGACCTTTTGCATTTTGTTTAGCAATGTTCCGTCCATATCAATCGCAATCGTCTTTATCAATTCAATCGGCCCCTTTTTTCAATATAATCCCTATTTTAACCGAAAGATCGTGGATAAACACGTTTAACAAACCCGTATATATTCTTGGTGTGACTTCAGTCATTAAAAAATCCGATTATGTATATAAATAAACTGCACCTAATTAAGATAGGTGCAGTTTGTTTTCTTAATGTAGTATCGTTTTTCTATCGACATCATTGGCCCGTTCAATAATCTGTTCGTGGATGTCTTTTTGAATGTCGTCGATGGCTGTAAAATCCATTGCCTTTACATAAATCTTTTCGAGTTCGTCATGCAGCTCTTTTGCCTTAGCCAGATTTGCTGTCGCTTCATTCATTTTCGTCCGGTACCTAGTGGAAACATCCTTTAACTGTTCTGCATATATTTCATCTGTTCCTGGCAGGATGGCCGTTTTATATATATCAATGATTTCATCCCCTCCACAACTCGGGAAATATTCATGCGGCGATGTGCTGTCAAATATGGCGATTCCAACCTCCCGGACGATTACCATGTCCAAGCTATGCGGATCGAAACCACAATGATATATTTCTACATCAAAGCCTCTTTGCTCCGCCGCCTTTGCAATCTTCTTCAGCATCGTTGATTTACCGGAACCTGGACGTCCCTTTAAAAAGTAACGTTTTTGTATTCCCTCAGTAATATTGGGGATGAAATCAACTGCACCCTTTGGTGTAGCTGCACCTAAGAATCGGTGACGAACATCCGACTTTTTATTAAGGACGATATCTCTATAAAAGCTTTCTATCAATTTATTGGTCAGCCCATTCAATTTTGCGAAATCAATATTTGCCTTATAAATGTCTTCCCATTCATCATGTATTTTCAATGCTTCAGCGAATAAGGCATATGCCTTATCGAAACTCTTGCTTCTCGCATTCGTCAACTTTATGATAGCCGCTCTTTCAGAAGCCAGCTGCTGGGAATCCCAGGCTGCTCCTAGATTGACATATTCCTCAATGGCCCCTGGTGCCTTCGGTTCAATCACATGCGGGGCGGTCCCATCCACGATCCCG
This sequence is a window from Brevibacillus sp. JNUCC-41. Protein-coding genes within it:
- a CDS encoding YojF family protein gives rise to the protein MKPIDRTEVQNAIDSFAGQDVYLHLETTNGAYATHVDEAFFSAGAYIRNAFIQYEHGKIVGDGPYRIGLKLNIGWVYAEGVNHFELDEQGRLLLAGLDFSGKLAVSMQLSPTPFE
- the bshB2 gene encoding bacillithiol biosynthesis deacetylase BshB2, encoding MEKERHVLVIFPHPDDEAFSVSGTLALHREAGTPVTYLCLTLGEMGRNLGNPPFATRESLPKIRKKELIDAANAIGIQDLRMLGLRDKTIEFEDDEKLTSLFTDAINELNPSLIITFYPGYSVHPDHEATARAVVRAVERMEEKERPKLHCVAFSNNCIDELGQPDIIQDISAVEEKKVAAFTAHRSQTQAMVIDWKEKFENQDADFLDWIRKERLWTYKF
- a CDS encoding MFS transporter; its protein translation is MNHKPKLWTKDFLIVSSANFFLFLTFYVLMVTLTIYTMDNFHASQAQAGLASSIFVLGAVLVRPIAGKKIDKIGRRKMLLGSLVLFLVASIGYFLVNGLSLLLIDRLIHGFAFGLATTATGTIAADIIPNERRGEGTGYFAMSTNLAMAFGPFIGLLITQHFSYSIIFYAASLFAAFSLVASLFMNVPEGEKGGASTQKGFKISDYFEKRALPISIFIGFAGFTYSSILSYLTSFAKEMDLMDAASFFFVVFAVFLLASRPFTGRMFDVKGENAVIYPSLLLFAVGMVILSQSHHGITLLIAGALIGVGYGTFQSSCQAISIKEAPSNRMGLATSTFFTMYDFGIGVGPFLLGFLIPFTGFKGLFMGMSIFAFILIGIYFLAHGKKASARTKMQHEKRLSA
- a CDS encoding MarR family winged helix-turn-helix transcriptional regulator, translating into MSFNNGFFHHNLQFSRSFTKKLNEQLAKVDLFHSQWSIVYYLSQFGCSTLVEISTYLDVEKPTVTRTVNRLEELDLIEQVPGKDKRERRIQLTESGLRTYHEAKKVVEEFELQLMSGLAEEDREATLRTLIFLKEKLKQ
- a CDS encoding PQQ-dependent sugar dehydrogenase — encoded protein: MKKSLFFFLMATLILTGCTMNDGDSKPQTNPDNEVTGTLGEDPDVLVTNLQAPWSIQKNGDTMYVSERAGTIVEWDEDKMIRQKVNLKKTLSAKAEAGLLGFLLAPDFSKSGQAFAYYTYEEDGDSINRIVILEKNDDKWQEMKTLIDGIPSGDYHHGGRIKIGPDDKLYATTGDARKAEIAQDLDSLGGKILRMNLDGTIPKDNPFGNSYVYSYGHRNPQGLAWDAAGQLYESEHGNSAHDELNKIDPGKNYGWPDIEGEEQKPDMVTPLIHSGENTWAPSGMAHFDGKLYFAALRGEALKSYDVKSGKLTNIITGSGRIRDVFVDEEFLYFISNNTDGRGNPDEKDDKLYRLPLSSLKGNMP
- a CDS encoding Cof-type HAD-IIB family hydrolase — encoded protein: MIKTIAIDMDGTLLNKMQKVSEENKHAIQKAQSEGVEVIIATGRSYVEARFALDEAGIVCPVICVNGAAIFTEDGKIAASNPMSAATAKMVAEFLEEQGIYFEIYTSQGIYSKDYENAISVLVDVFVTANPDIDPEDMRKYAEQRLQLGQVTSISDYSELFSRSNEEYYKILSFSKDLTLLNQIASKLKGQGVTVTSSGRENVEIMSETAQKGTALETYVNGKSGSMQETMAIGDNYNDISMFERVGLSVAMGNAPLEIKKLCDEVTGRNDEAGVAEAILKVLKQSAY
- a CDS encoding PRK06851 family protein gives rise to the protein MTGKVMNYFAGGNTAKGFYSLYDSNLKGLERLFILKGGPGSGKSTIMKKIGQEWLDKGFDIEYLHCSSDNDSIDGIIIPALKIGIVDGTAPHVIEPKAPGAIEEYVNLGAAWDSQQLASERAAIIKLTNARSKSFDKAYALFAEALKIHDEWEDIYKANIDFAKLNGLTNKLIESFYRDIVLNKKSDVRHRFLGAATPKGAVDFIPNITEGIQKRYFLKGRPGSGKSTMLKKIAKAAEQRGFDVEIYHCGFDPHSLDMVIVREVGIAIFDSTSPHEYFPSCGGDEIIDIYKTAILPGTDEIYAEQLKDVSTRYRTKMNEATANLAKAKELHDELEKIYVKAMDFTAIDDIQKDIHEQIIERANDVDRKTILH